GCTTTCCGAAAATTTGGCTATGCTCCCGCAGACAAAACGCTTCTCAATCGACACGCTTACGGGCGTCACGCATACAGGGGGCTCCTCATGAAATTTTTCCTCGACACCGCGAATCTCGACGAGCTGCGCCAGGGCGTGGCGATGGGCATCATCGACGGCATCACGACCAACCCGTCGCTCGTCGCCAAGACCGGCCAGACGTTTCATTCGATCGCGACGCAGGTCGCCAAGCTGATCGACGGGCCGGTCAACCTGGAGGTGATCTCCGACGACCACGAAGGCATGCTTCGCGAAGCGCGCGAACTCGTGAAATACGGCAAGAACGTCGTGGTGAAAATCCCGATGACGCCGGAAGGCATGATCGCGGTAAAGGAGCTGAAGAAAAAAGGCGTGCGCACGAACGTCACGCTGATCTTCTCGCCGGCGCAGGCGCTCATCGCGGCGAAAGCGGGCGCGAGCTACGTATCGCCGTTCCTGGGACGCCTGGACGACATCGGTCAGGACGGCATGGATATCATCCACCAGATCCGCCAGGTCTTCGACAACTACGACATCGACACGGAGATCCTCGCGGCGTCGATCCGCCACCCGATCCACGTGCTCGACTGTGCGCTCGCCGGCGCGGACATCTGTACGATGCCGTTCTCCACGTTGCAGCGCCTGTTCCACCATCCGCTGACCGACAAGGGCATCGAGATCTTCAAGGCCGACTACGCGAAGATCCCCGCCGCGGTGACATCGGACGCCGCCGCGAAGGACGCCGCGAAGGCCGCCAAGGCGAAAAAGACGGCGGCGAAAAAAGGCGGCAAGAAGTAGCGCGGAAAGCGGAATTGCGTTCGTCATTCTGAGGCAAGCGTAGCGACATTTGTCGCCCTTAGACGAGCAGCGACGTTCGTCATCCTGAGGCGAGCGTAGCGACGTTTGTC
Above is a genomic segment from bacterium containing:
- the fsa gene encoding fructose-6-phosphate aldolase, which gives rise to MKFFLDTANLDELRQGVAMGIIDGITTNPSLVAKTGQTFHSIATQVAKLIDGPVNLEVISDDHEGMLREARELVKYGKNVVVKIPMTPEGMIAVKELKKKGVRTNVTLIFSPAQALIAAKAGASYVSPFLGRLDDIGQDGMDIIHQIRQVFDNYDIDTEILAASIRHPIHVLDCALAGADICTMPFSTLQRLFHHPLTDKGIEIFKADYAKIPAAVTSDAAAKDAAKAAKAKKTAAKKGGKK